The nucleotide sequence TGGTCTTTTTTACCTCTTTGCGTGATTCGTGGCATATTTTTACTCAAAAATCAAGTGTCATTTGAAGAAGTGAAAAGTCTAAATGCAAAGGTTAGTGCAAATTGCTAACTACACTACCAATTTTTGaggttttaatttgttttcGCAATTTCTTTTAAAGTAAAACTATAACGATTTTATTAGAACATTAAGAAACAGTATAAATTTCAAGAACATCTTGCATTAAAAAGATTTGCACCACAAATTCAATAATTTGAACCAATTAATGTAGAAAGATTGCACAACAAATGAAATAAATCACAACAAATgaaaaaaacgaattttaaaaaataaaaaatgtccgAACTCAGGTGAAATACACAGGGCATCTCCTATCTTTAGAAATGGGCAAGATCAAGCCGTCCTGGCCCACATCAACATCACAGTTGGCGTGCATCCGATGACGCCTGCTATCCCACGCGTGGATCCTAAATCTAATCGTAGCCGTAAATTCTAGACGAAACACGACCGTTCCTTTTTTACGATCATTCGTGAACTCCATCCAACGCTGGTTATTCACCGTTAAGGTGGCCCCCTGAAACGACCCCATCACGATCGTCGTATTCTTTGGGCCCTGATAAAACGGGTCCAGTAAACCCATGATTGACCCGACCCGTTGGTCCCTGTAATACACCGTCGCGTACATCGAATCATAATATATGCCTATATTATGGTTCGCGTTACGGGCCGTGGCATTGAACATTATCCCTGCATTTGCGAACCCGGTTTCTTGACCCAAACCCGGAACTGAAAATGCATGGATGTGAAATCTAGGTCGGTGGGGACGTAGGCTGAGCCATAGTATGAACGTTAGCATGCCAAGGATGAGGAGGAGGCTTAAGAAAATGGTGCATATGAGCTTGGAGACCCGGGTGGTGAGGCTTTCGCGGACGCGGTGGGCGTAGTACCGGGCAGTGTGTTGACGCTTCATGGGCCGTTGTTGCCCTGGGGTGGTGGAATACTGGATCGGCAACCGGTCGGAGTTGTACATATTCTGGAGAAAAGAATGCGTGGGAGGAGGGTTTTGGTGAGCAGGACAGAAGTGTTGGTTAATGGAGTTGGTTTTATATATGTTGTGAAGTGAAGGGACGTTAAAGCATTTTGGTCTTTTTGCATgcagaaagaaaagaatattAACAACAGTGTATCGATAGGTTTTGCATATTCATGCTCATTGTATACGAAAGAATAAATGTTTTTAAGGATTCTGGAAAGTATATAACGAATTTCCAAAAAGAAGAGAATCCTGTTAGCTGGGGATCCGAAATGTCTATTTGCTTCATTCATGAACATGGCACTAATTGTTAGAATCCTTTAATTATTCATCGTAGTATTAATCAAAGTCtgaataattaatcaaatgTATAAGGTGTGATTGTGACGGTATCATCGGATACCTACTTTACATACGTGTTACAAGTTATGACATTGTTTAGGCCTGAAATTCAGATTTTCGGCTGAATTGAAGTCAGCCCAGAAAGGTTACTGCAAGTCTTGACCCTTCATTTGACCAAGTCCGGCATGAAGTAGAACTGTCTTGAGATGAAGATCGGTTTCCGATGAGCTTCGAATCATTTATCAAAGGATTAGAATTGGATTTTTAGATAACGGTTGAATTTTTCACTTAACTAGATTCAGAATCTTAATGCAAATGAAACTCAGTGGTGATGAGTTTTGATGAAGGAAATTGTGAAGATAATTCTGTATGTTTGAAGAATATGCTAAAGAATTGGAATATTATCATAATTCTACAACTCGGCAGACTTCATCATCACGAAATTCAACACACTAACAAACGCTCTACATAAAACCTTCTCATACCTTGAGAAAAATACTAATTGCTCTACTGACCTGCCAACACATATTCAATTGGTTAAACATCACTAAGTTGACAAATCCACAACATATTTAATTCGGTTGAACATCACTGGAGCCGTAGAATTAGCTTGGTCTAGGAGTTTCTTCAATTTGGTTAAACAACACTTACTTCTTGTTCGACTAGTTATCTATCCTAAATTTTGGTCTAGGAGTTTCTTCAGTTTGGTTAAACAACACTTACTTCTTGGTTGACTTGTTATTTATCCTAAATTTAAGCCAGCGAAGAGTCTTTGATTCTTTTAGCGAAAAGTCTTTGAATCTTTTACAGTAAGAGGCCACTTCCTTAGCTTTCTCgacaaagtgaggtgttatccAAGTTACACTATATTCGGGACATTGAACACCAACCGTTATTGGCCTTCTTAGCAAAAGGCATAAATGTGTCTTCAAGTTATAGAACCCAAGGCTAAGAGTGTTTCTTCCTCGGTCGAAATTGCTCAGTGCAAAAAGCGACAACGCATTTCGTCACCATACCATGCACTGCATCCATTTTACTCGTCCAACCTCAGTAGCGAGTTGGCACGCCTGCATCAACAATCATCCTCAAAAAGACATAGTTAGCTTATAAATTGCTTCGATTTAGTCTGAGTAATTTTTGAGTCAACATTTTGACACGCCATGTAGGACCAAAGTACTAAAATTGCAAAGTTTCGAAGTTCAAATTATTTAGCAGCATGCATATCTAGTACAACTGCAGGCGTTGCAgaatttaaatagaaaaacaTATCAATTTCCCATGCTGAGCAAGAGTTTATTGTACCCCCACAAAAGAGGGAAGTAGAAAATGGTATCCCGCTCCCACTTGCAGAGCATCTTCGCCGTCCACATCAAGGGGATGGAAAAGTACTTGCAACAAGAAACAGAGAGCTTAGTACATACTGCTCATCCAGCCTTGATATGCAgttaaacttaattaattaatttaaaaccCTAAAGCCCACACAGACACGGAATCACAGATATGATGGATCCAGATGCGTCGGTTGGCATGACGACAGTGCTTTCTCGTCGCGACTTGTGCTCGATGGAGGTTCAAGCTTAGCCACCTCGAGACAGCCCCTCGCAATTGGCGTTGCACGTTAATTCATTTGCATGCAATAATACAAATGACTCGCACAAACAGACACAGTACGGATGTCTGGAGTGTCACAGCGTCACAGTGTGGTGGCGCTGAAGGGGGGAGGGGGGCTACCTTCTCGCTATATGCTCATTCTACATGCTGATGTGTCGTTATCAATATTTTCCATCAAAACAGCTTAATTTGTCAAGTCTCTGTAATTAGAAGTCGAGCCCTTTATGCGAAGAGattctatttttttcaaaaaatagggaTTAAGTGTGGGATCCAATCCACATCaaacttcaacgatccgaaccgtctattttgtaagtctcgattcatagatcattcttacaaaaatttaattcaatccaaaaccatttacatatttaattatcaagataaaaatttattatttcttatataacaaagtattcgttgatttctttgaacccaattagatgtcttaaacatttctgatttggctaatattttgcaagaatgatctatgaggtgcaacttgaaaaatagatgaTTCAGATTGTTAAAATTAATGCAGTGtggaccccacaactaatcttcatttttacaaaaaaaaaaatatgagaatcCATTTCCTTAAAGGCTTCCTATATATACACCTTTTTTAGCTCTAGCTTACGTTAACGTCCCCCCAAAATAGATTACATGTGATGGAAACGGTGAAACTTGGAGGATATGATCGATTATAAGCAATGTCCTTAGACTGTTGAGCACAATGTTGTGTAAAATATATGTTGATTCTTTGACAATATCGACTCATTACAATTGTCCAAGAGAAGTTACCACTTTTTTTATGGATGTAACTTCAGACATATCATATTCAgttaattgaataaataaataatcgcTTAGTAGTGCAGTCTAATGatttttctcttcacttgtaagtgagatatcTTAAGTTTGAATCTCGAGAATGAAAAGTTTGTTAGAGATAATGTACACATAGGATTGTGACACTTGTAAACAGATTAAGAGAGTTAGTTATAGTTGTTAAGAATATGCAAATGTAAGTAGGGTGTAGTATATATACTCTTATAGTGTAATAGCTTGGTGATTAAGAAAAGAAATAGaaatatctttctctctctataaatcTCTTTCTCTGACTTCTCTCTCTAAGATTACTGTCTGTGATTCCCTTCTTCTTAGATtacatggtatcaatcgccatTTTCGCTCTTGCTGTTTTCTTCGATCCTTCGGCTGCTTCCGCTCATCTTCTCACTCTGTGATTCTTTCTCGTCCTCGACGTCGATTCATTTCTGTATGCTTGGATGTCTTATGgtattcttcttattcttctgtGATTTCTAAGGTTCTTGGTGTTTCTTGATCTTCTTGCATCGGTGTTTCCAGAGTGTGCACACCAGGTGTTTGTGATATTTCCTCTCTTGGATTTCTATCTTCTTTCTGCATAAATGGTGTCTGCATCTCAATTACAACTCCTTCAGTCGCCTATTACTGCTCTCATTTCTACTCTTTCAACATCTATCAATGTTAAGCTTGATGATTCGAATTATCTTAATTGGCATTTCCAAATGCAATTGTTACTAGAAAGTAATGGAATCATGGGGTTTGTTGATGGTTCAACACCCTGTCCTGCTCGGTTTGCTCCTAATTCTGGTGATTCTGGAGTTAATTCTGCTACTTCCTCCTCTGGTTTAGAAACAGATGAATATACTGTTTGGAAATTACATGATCGCGCACTTATGCAGCTTGTTACTGCCACCTTGTCCCCAGTAGCTATGTCATGTGCAATTGGTAGTGCTAGTTCTCGGGAGTTGTGGACTCGGCTTAAGGAACAGTTTTCTACTGTTTCCAAGACTAGtatttttcagatgaagtccAATCTTCAAACCATTAAAAAGGGGTCCGATTCGGTCACTCGGTATTTACAGAAGATCAAAGAAGCAAGGAATTATTTGTCTGCTGCTAGTGTGTTTCTTGATGATGAAGACATTATTATTTTGGCTCTTAATGGTTTGCCTCCAGAGTATAATACATTCCGCACGGTTGTTCGAGGCTGAGAAAGTGTTATGACTATGAAAGAGTTTCGGACTCAACTCCTTGCTGAAGAAGAAATTGTTGATAGTCATTCTCATGTTCCTTTTCTGTCTGCGATGGTTGTCAATAATAACTCATCCACTGTGCACAAAGGTTCTAATCAGGCATTTAACTCTGGCGGTGGCATTCCTTTCATCATACTAGGGGTCAATCCTATGGTGTTTCAGGAGGTTTCAAGCCGTATGTTCACAAGAACAAAGGGAGGGGCAAGTTCAATGGAGGTCAGCGATACTACACTCCTCGGCCAATGTATCATACACAAACCCATGTCTTCCCTACACATACTCCTGGTGTTCTTGGTTCGTCGCCCTCCGCACCTCTATTGCCGACTTGTCAATTGTGTAATGCTGAAAGTCACACTGCTCCTTATTGTTACAATAAGTCTTCTGATCGCCAACAGTGTCAAATCTGTGGCAAGTTCAATCATACAACTTGGTATTGTTTTTACAATGAAAAAGGGCATTCCTATATGGGACCTCAGTATTCTCAACGGGCAGGTACTCCAATGCAGGGATACTCTTACAATGTGCCTCCTGTGTTGCATGGCTCTCACCCCTCTTCCCTACAAGCAATGAATACTGTATTTTCTCCCACATCACCATCTTCTCATATGGGCTCTGTGGCATCTACTTCTCAATCACCACAAGTCTGGTTGACAGATTCCGGTGCTACTACACATATGACAGCTGATCTTAACAATTTGTCCTTAGCTTCTCCATATCCAAGCAATGAAGTTGTTCAAACtaccaatggtgaaggtttgcgAGTTTCTCACATTGGCAGTTCTATTCTTAACACTTCTAAAAATCCTATCACATTAAATTCCATTCTCTATGTTCCTAAATTGACACAGAATTTATTGTCAGTTCATAAGTTGTGTTTGGACAACAATTGATGGCTAATCTTTGATGCATTTTACTTCTGGATTCAGGACAAGGTCACAGGGAGAATCATGTACAAGGGCCCGTGCAGTAGTGGACTCTATCCTATCCACTCACTCTCTACTAGCTTCCTACCTTCTCAATCTTCACATGTTGCTTTTCTTGGACATCTTGTTGGTTCCAGCCTATGGCATACTAGGTTCGGACATCCATCCAATAATGTAGTTTCTTTACTTCTTAAACAAGCAAATATTCCATGTAATCAGGATGTTGTCTCTCATATGTGTCAAAGTTGTCTCAAGGGAAAATTCACACAGTTACCATTTCCTTCCACTCATGTCAAGTCTGTCATACCATTTCAAATTGTTCACAGTGACCTTTGGGGTCCTGCACCATGTACATCCATTGATGGCTATAAATACTATGTTACTCTCATTGATGAGTGCACTCGGTTTTGTTGGTTGTTTCCCTTATCCAATAAATCTGATTTCACTGATGTTTTTGTTACCTTTTGTGCATTTGTCTCCACTCAATTCTCTACTTCTGTGAAAATACTACAAACTGATGGGGGGTGAATATATTAGTAATAAGCTCCACACTTTTCTGAAATCTAAAGGTATTGTACATCATAAATCTTGTCCCTATACACCTGAACAGAATGGATTAGCTGAGAGGAAACATAGGCATATCATTGAAACTACTGTCACTTTGTTACAACATGCCACACTGCCTTCTCAATTCTGGACCTTTGCTTGTCAAACAGCAATTTACTTAATCAATAGGATGCCAACTCCAGTTTTACAGAATCAATCTCCTTTTCAAGTTTTGTATGGTCAAAATCCTGTCATTACTCACCTCTGTGTCTTTGGTTGTTCTTGCTATCCTTTACTTAGACCCTACAACACTTCCAAACTTCAAGCTAAGACCACCAAGTGTGTTTTTCTGGGGTATGCTTCCCAATATAAGGGTTATATTTGTTATGAGGTGTCCAAAGCCAAGTTTTTTATCTCCAGACATGTTATCTTTAATGAGACTGAATTTCCTTATCTTAGTCTTCTTCAATTGTCCAAACAAAATAGTGTGTCCCATGTCCCTTGTTCACCTTCATCTTTTACACCTGTTCCTAACCATCAGAATGTTTTGGTGGTGCCTCTTCCTTCGGTTTCTTCCTCAACCTCTCCACATGTCCCTCCATCCCCTGACTCTAGTGTTGCTGTTCATTCTCCACATATGGTTGCTTCACCTCCATTTTCCTCcttaccttcttcttcctccattaCTGCTCCATCAAGTACTACTCCTTCTCTCCCTGTGGATCATGAGTTCAGCCCCGATCGGTTACAAGTGGTGTTACCTATTGCACCATTGAATATGCATCCTATGCAGACCAGGAGTAAAAATGGTATAGTCAAACCCAAGGTGTTTTTCAGTTCTTTAGCGCCATCTGGAGATGTTGATATGTCTGTCATTGAGCCAGTTTCTTATAAGACTGCTATGAAATCCTCTGTGTGGTTGGCTGCTATGAAGGAAGAGATTGCTGCCCTGCACTCTCAAGGTACTTGGTCTCTTGTATCTCTGCCCTCTCAGAAAAACTTAGTCGGCTGTAAATGGATCTTTAAAATAAAGAAGAACTCAGATGGTTCTATTGCAAGACATAAAGCTCGCTTAGTTGCAAAGGGCTTCAGTCAAGAGGAAGGATTAGACTATGGGGAGACATTCAGTCCAGTGGTTAAGCCTACCACAGTAAGGCTTGTCCTGGCCTTAGCTGCTCAGTTTCATTGGTCTTTACGGCAACTTGATGTCAAGAATGCATTTTTGCATGGCATACTGCAGGAGGAGGTTTACATGGCACAACCTCCTGGTTTTGCAGACCCTGTGCATcctcattttgtttgcaagttaCATAAATCTCTGTATGGATTGAAGCAAACCCCCCGGGCATGGAATGAGAGATTCACAGCTTTCCTTCCTTCTCTCGGGTTCATCTCCACCTATTCTGATTCGTCTCTATTTGTGAAGCATGTTGGTTCTGAGATAGTGATTTTACTGCTTTACGTAGATGACATTATCTTAACAGGGAATGCTACAGCTGCTATACAACAGGTCATCCAGTCCCTTACTACTGAGTTTGACATCAAGGATTTGGGCACACTTCATTATTTTTTGGGCATTCAAATATCCTGCACAGCAACTGGGATGTTTTTATCACAAACCAAGTACATTCAAGACTTGTTACACAAGACTGAAATGAGTGATTGCAAACCTTGTGACACTCCATGCTTACCTTATAATCGTTTACTGAAGGATGATGGAGTTCCATTTTCAGAACCTGGTACATACAGGAGTATCGTTGGTGCCCTGCAGTACCTCACTTTCACTCGTCCTGACATTGCATTCTCAGTCCATCAAGTATCTCAATTTCTGCAAAACCCTATGGTGTCTCACTTCACTGCTGTCAAACGCATTCTACGTTATTTGAAAGGAACCTTGTCTTCTGGAATTACTTATGCTGCTGGTGAAGTTGGTCTAAAAGCTTTTAGTGATGCCGACTGGGCTGGTGATCCGAATGACAGGCGCTCTACAACTGGGTTCGTTGTTTTCTTGGGCTCCAATCCCATCTCGTGGTCTTCTAAGAAACAACAAACAGTTTCTCGTTCGTCAACTGAAGCCGAATATCGAGCCATGTCCTCCACTGCTGCTGAACTTGATTGGATTCAGCAACTTCTTACATTTCTACACATTCCTCTGTCTTGTGCTCCTGTGCTTTTCTGTGATACCCTGTCCGCCATTGCTCTTTCGTTCAATCCTGTTCAACATCAACGGACCAAGCATATTGAAATTGATGTTCATTTTGTTCGTGAACGGATTGCTCAAAAGAAGTTAATTGTGCAGTTTGTATCTTCCGGAGAGCAGTTTGCCGATATCCTTACCAAAGGTCTTAGTGCTCCTCTCTTTCGGACTCATTGTaccaatctcatgcttggttcTTCTCCCATGCATgagtttgaggggggatgttagagATAATGTACACATAGGATTGTGACACTTGTAAACAGATTAAGAGAGTTAGTTATAGTTGTTAAGAATATGCAAATGTAAGTAGGGTGTAGTATATATACTCTTATAGTGTAATAGCTTGGTGATTAAGAAAAGAAATAGaaatatctttctctctctataaatcTCTTTCTCTGACTACTCTCTCTAAGATTACTGTCTGTGATTCCCTTCTTCTTAGATTACAAAGTTCACAACCAATTTGGTCCCCCCCCCCAAGTCATAGTTAGTGTGTGTATATCGTTGTATTCAAAAAATTGATTTCGTTCACTTATTAATTCAgtgatatatacacacacattatAG is from Malus sylvestris chromosome 5, drMalSylv7.2, whole genome shotgun sequence and encodes:
- the LOC126623043 gene encoding NDR1/HIN1-like protein 26; this encodes MYNSDRLPIQYSTTPGQQRPMKRQHTARYYAHRVRESLTTRVSKLICTIFLSLLLILGMLTFILWLSLRPHRPRFHIHAFSVPGLGQETGFANAGIMFNATARNANHNIGIYYDSMYATVYYRDQRVGSIMGLLDPFYQGPKNTTIVMGSFQGATLTVNNQRWMEFTNDRKKGTVVFRLEFTATIRFRIHAWDSRRHRMHANCDVDVGQDGLILPISKDRRCPVYFT